The Arachis ipaensis cultivar K30076 chromosome B10, Araip1.1, whole genome shotgun sequence DNA window ATCATATTTACTGACCAATTATAATAATGATCTGTGGGCTTGGgacaaatcaaaccaaaattagGATGCTATAGTATTTGAATTGGATGTACAATCTTCAACAGAATTATTTTGCAGCTAGATGTTGATTCCTTCAATAATATAATATGGAAAAGTCTAGGAGGCCAGCAACTTTtccaaattctggccagcatgtaaccagcaaagaaaaataagccattggatgaaatctcacaccattaaaatcattattgatgactacttgatggctacaaatcacaaaagttactggccTCTAGCACTCCTCAAATAATATATATTTCCCTTCTATCTTCTCAAAATTATTAAAAGTGTTCTATATAGAgatattactattattatatgTGAAATAATGAGAAATATTTTTGGTGAATCAAATTTTgaactggtctaaattaatattatttttttataaaaaatgattaCAATACTCTCATTATAAAAAATgattaaaatactcttattatatatatatatatatattaattttaaaaattttaaatcctaatcttacaatagaaaaataaaaaactaaaatttagaattctcaaaattaatatataatagaagtattttagtcattttctataataagatattgtagttattttttataaaaaataatattaatttagatcagtttaagatttgattcaccattttttcggtcaaattaatttgtctgacttattgttaacaaaaataatacgatttaattaattatatgtattaaattttaatgactaaaaatatctttaaaaaaaagatgttttaaaCGTCTTTATCTGAGTAGCTCTCTAATTAAAAAAATGTAGGGTTCGTTACTCATAAGTTATAACTCAATTTAATCAATTACTTAAGACGAGAATAATTcgttttttattatatataatcaGTAATAATTTAGCTTTTTTACTTTGATTCTGAGTTTGTAACTATCGAGCTTAATGATCGATAAGAagaaaagaatttaattttttcaAGANNNNNNNNNNNNNNNNNNNNNNNNNNNNNNNNNNNNNNNNNNNNNNNNNNNNNNNNNNNNNNNNNNNNNNNNNNNNNNNNNNNNNNNNNNNNNNNNNNNNNNNNNNNNNNNNNNNNNNNNNNNNNNNNNNNNNNNNNNNNNNNNNNNNNNNNNNNNNNNNNNNNNNNNNNNNNNNNNNNNNNNNNNNNNATGtgtattaatttatatatatatataagataaaaatagaacaaataacattattttcttaatttaaaaaaGTTGGTTTGGTTTTtgtcatgtcttcaaagatgtgTGACTAACGGTAATCACGGCGCGGATTAAAGGGTTAATCAAGTATTTATTATGTCAAAGTTTGGCATTTAGTTTGTGGATTATGTgagttgatgatgattttgactTTTCCTTGTAAGGTGTATATGAAACAAGAACTCTCTATTCCCCCATCAAGTCCATCTTTTGGGTAGTTAAAAAGCTATTAACAGAGTTGTTGAAAAGTGATTTATTTCTTAGCTTCAAATAATTTTTTCATTATTTGGTCCACTAATTTGTAcccatatatattaattatttcttCCAATAAAGAATAATAATAGAATATGTGCTGAAGTTCtttgtcttgttattggttattttcTTCAAAGCCCATAATGGTGGAGACTATATAGTCAACAAATGTGAAATGTATGAAGTTAAATGAGAGGTTAAAGTCCAAAACTACTATAGTCCAAAGTGACAACAGGATGATCTAATAATTAGAAGTGGTAGCATGTCAaaattgataatcaaattgggttagattaatagttaatttattagtCTACTTAAATAAGTATTGGTAGTTTAAATTTTGTCTTATGTATGCAGTAATTTATTGACCAGTGATAAATCTTTAAATAAAGTCAGTACCACAATAGATTAATTCTTAATCTGCTAGGTCTGACTCTTCTAAAATTATATTgtcacttaaaaaaaattatatcattaaTCATCCTtagattaaaataataaaattcacaaataataaatattacaaatttaaaagtaattaaaGTATCACTTTATTACTTTATTAGTATTATCActttaaaaaatctttttttttaaccTGAAAAACTAACAAAAAGTATGTCAAAATTGATGCTGTAGAAAAGAGGTCAATTTTCTTGTTTTCTCACTCTGTTTGAAGTTATGTCTGATTATTCCATGCATGATGCATGGCCATAATAATTGATGTTACATGAATTTAATTCATCGGCGGAAGCTTATTACAAAAGGACCAAATTGCCCTCCATGGCCCCCAACATCAGAAAGAATAATGAAGGGGAAAATGCAGTAGCAATAAATCATAGCTTTTCTTAGCTCTACAATTGTGGTAGGTTAAGTTGCAAAGAAATTTGGACCTCAAACTTAGGTGTTTTTTTTTCCCGCTATGGTATGGATGTTATGGCTAACAAGGAACAGattaatttttgaaagaaaaattgtcaCTTATGCTGTATTTAGATAACTAGAGGctagaaataaaaatatagagaaaAAACAATTTtagtaaatatataaatttttgtgTCAAACAGAAAATTTTtgtctttattctttttttataattaaataagaataattattcacataaaaatatttttgtttaaaaataaaaatcaagatataaaaatataaaaaaataacaaattttaaaaatatttaaaatttactattaaaaataaattcagtAAATATTTGACACCAAAAAATAAGGCACAAATTCCCCATAACAATTAAAAAGTGAGTAAAAATTGAATCGCACTCCAAAAAGCACTAGAATTTAGTTTTAAAACTCACTTAAAGTATAAAACTCAAACTTCATATAATTAGTGACAAAACAAAACCTAGTCCTTATTTCAGAGCAAATACATACAAGGTGAAATCAAGTATAGTCaatttcacgtaaagttgatagttaagagTAGTTaaaataatttgactgatttgattaaatttttctCCAACAACTTTCAATTATTAACTTCACTTAAAATTGACTGCACTTGAATTTCCACCTACATACAAAGCGAAGAATAAACAAGAAACTATTACATACATTATCATCACATATCATTCATTATTCATTTAAGAGAAACAGACAAATAGattcttgactttttgctctgTGTACATTTTCGTCTTGACCactgaaaaatacttttaagtccctgaccttcacaaaatttggacagatcaatccctgacggaggcatttggacggtgCAGTCCCTAACGGAGGCATTTAGACGGAGGAACTGATTCGTCTAAGTTTTGTGAAAGCCAggaacttaaaaatattttttaatagtcaGGAACAAAAATATTCGCGGGACAATATTTGtccttttcttttcatttaattTCCACTACTTTGTGGCAATGCTAGAACACCATTATTTTGATTTTCTTCATCCAAATTCAATTGGTTCTCCTTCTCCTTATTATTATGATCACGTAGCTTTGCAATGTCATAAGAAGCATGCAATCCCACAAGCAAGTAATACACAACCAAAACCAGAGTCCAATATCCGAATCTCTTAAACGAATCCAAATCCAAAGAACCAAGAAGGAAAATGTTGATTCCAACAGAAGCTGATGGCAACAATGGAACCCATGGAACACCCCAAATCTTTGGCTTCTTTGCAACGGGAACCAAGATCCAAATCCCAATTGTTCCAACGAACCAAAGAGGAACCGTGACGGCATAACCAAACCACGCTTCAGTGCGAGTCCAGTAAACCGCAGAGGCAACAGAGGAACCCACAATGAGACTAATGCAGGCGCAGAATTTCGCCACGTCGGATTTCTTGGTGGATCCGTGGGCGTAGTGGCGGCGAACCAAGAGGGCTATTGCGacgagagagaagaggaagagagttGAGATTGAGAGGAGGTTAGCGAGGACATCGAGGCTTGTGAAGAAGGCGATAATGGCGGTGGCGAAAAGCATGATGGTTGTTGCATTGATTGGTGTCCCGGTTGTGGGATTCACCCGAGCCAACCATGATGGTAACAAATGAGACCTTGCAATGTGTGTGAGGTACCTGATGATGACAAAAAAAGTAGTAATATGGTTACGTAATAAAATGTAACATGCATGCAAAAACATGTAATGTAATGAGTTCTAACACCTTGGAAATTCTATTATTAGAAAGCTAGTTATTACTAGTGGAAATTCGCATGTTATTATTTCTTATGTGAAATTCATACTTGATAATTATTAGATAATTCAGTTAatgaaaagtataggtagataatgaaaatattgaataatgtgaataatggatATGTTGGATGTTTAATtcaaggaaaagtatatggaaccaaaatgTGACCagctaaaaagtaaataaaatcgtttaattaaaatcactttttgaataatatgtttgaaaACCACTCCTGAGATCACGGAGCACAAACCAAAACCCGATTTTTCATGGAACCCAAATAcattttggctgatttttggTTGATATGCTTTTGGTTCCCTAGTTATTCTCATTCATGCACAGATAATAATgactggatgttcaattcactatgTGTGCAGATGGTTATCCTAATATTACGGGTACAATTTGAGTCAGATGAAAGTTTAAGGGCTAAATTGTGTCGGGGTCAAATTTCAGGGGCCATTTTAAGTATTAACTCCCCACTATTCACGTTGTTTATAAAAGTTATTGTCTACCTGACAAAACCCTTCCTATAATATCTTATAAAACTCTTTTTCAGTCTTTGGCCTCTTGACTTGATATTATATTTTAACGTGTAATTAATACTTAGGCTGCATTTGTTTATAGGGACGAGACactaaaacagaaatataaagACACAAAATTGTGTTTGATAAATGAGATAGACAGAAACATTATGTCAAGAGAtactaaattagtgtattttgtgtccatcctgataCGAAAGACACAGAAATAGTAACAAAGATCacagtttattttttatttttttattatttttgttaattttttataattatattttttattattatatttttcttctcaaattttttggataaaaaaataaaaataaattaaatttttataatttattctaatttatccccaaactaaatataaaaacacaaaattttatatttctattctTTATATCTTGTTTtcaatatcttatcttattctattttcaaaaacaaatataACTTTAGAAAACACCCTCAAGGCTTCGAGGACCAATACAATTAGAGAAAACAATAGCCTAAGGAAAAAAAATTCAAGCACAAATTACAGTTATTACAGTATTATTCATATAAAGATATCTTTTCATATAAATAATAGTTAAAATCTTTTAGATTATTTcacatatttaattaaattatttaatataatactTTCACTATCNNNNNNNNNNNNNNNNNNNNNNNNNNNNNNNNNNNNNNNNNNNNNNNNNNNNNNNNNNNNNNNNNNNNNNNNNNNNNNNNNNNNNNNNNNNNNNNNNNNNNNNNNNNNNNNNNNNNNNNNNNNNNNNNNNNNNTATGTCCTAAAAGAGGAGGACTTAATGATTATTCCTTCTATGGAATAAAAAGTAAAGATTTTAGTAGATAAAAATCCATCAAAACTTCTTTTAAGAAATGTATAAAATTTGTTCATTTCTCAAGAACAATAATTAAGAACCCATACAGCTATTTGGATTTAGAACCTACATATTGATGTTTATGATTTTGATAGGCATactaataatttatttaaaaagatttttcgaaaaatatttagTGTCCATTTAATTAACTCTTCGTAATCTCTTTTTTTTAGCTATCATCTTTTAAatgaaaatatatttatatatataagtagATGAAATAAACCCCATATATTTAATAATCAAATATATAAGttgatggtgtgagattggtgtgagatttcatctaatagcTCACTTTTCTCTACTGGTTATATGCTGGTCAAAATGCAATAAAATTGCTGgttccctagacttttcctttgcAAGTATGTagaaacaaataaatttttgCTGCATTATGgtaaaaattcaggtgcagtcaacttcacgtaaagttgataactgaaagttattagatgaaaatttagtcaaatcactTAAATCATTTAACGGCTCTTAGTTATAAATTTCAGGTGAAGTTGACTTGTAAGTTAAGAAATGGGAGTATCCATAAGAGTACCTTGCTTGTCCCACAGCACCAACAAGAAGAACACTGGTCATCCCTTTCAAGGCTCCAAGGGCAACAATGTACTTTCCCCATCTCAACCCCGCCGCTTCGAACGCAACCGAAAACGCAGCGTTCTCATCAACTTCGCTATACTTCTGCATCAGACACAGTGTAACCGCCATCATGCAGTATATGAATGTCGTCATCACCATCGATCCAATTAGCCCAATCGGTATGTCCCTTCCTGGATTCTTCGTTTCCTCCGCCATGGTGGAAACCGCATCGAATCCCACATAAGCGAAGAACAAAACCGCCGCGGATTGGAAGATGCCGCGAGCTCCGAAAGGGGCAAAATCGGAATAATTTTTTGCATCGGCTTTGGTCAAGCCTGCAACTATGATGAAGAGAATGACGATGACGTGGACCAAGGAGGCGATGTAGTTTAAGCGGGAAGATGCCTTGGTGCTCAAGATTGCGAAGATGGAGACGCCGATGAGGACGAGAACGGCGAGAGGGTCGAGCTGGTTGTAGTTGTGAGGGAGGGTTTTGACTTGGATCAGGAACTTGTCGGAATCTTGGTTGCATAGGGTGGCGAAGTAAGATGTCCAGGAGCGCGCCACGGCGGCGCCGCCGATCATATATTCAAGGAGGATGTTTCCGGCTGCTATGAAGGATATGAAGTCGCCAAGCTCTACTCTCAGGTATGCAAAGGAACCACCTGATGATAATTAAGGAACCAAATTAGAATTTAATCAAAATATTAGAATATGTTTAATTAGGATAAAAGTGAGTGCAAATTTTTTGTGAAGAATAATGTATTAAGAGAATGaatgaatttttatttaaatttaaaaattaattttaatgataaaaaatttttaaatttttattcaattaaatttatGACAATATTGTTTAAAATATTCTTACATTTAATCTATATAAAACATAagtcaatgagtaatagctcaaatgacatagtctttccatactcaattaagaggttgcggattcgaatttcctatctttggtaaaaaaaaaatctatataaAACATAAATTGAGAGGGTTTTAGTCTATAATTTCTTTTTTTCCCCTAAGATATTCCTCTTCAAATATTATATTCattaaaaactttttttatttttaaacttgACTCAAAATCATTcactaagaaaataaaaaatttagggtGCTTTTAAGTTTAATTTGGATGTTCTT harbors:
- the LOC107622476 gene encoding cationic amino acid transporter 1-like, which encodes MDENGNNNSRSAAENHGPPSIKLESFESFYNYGRAIMNTPSRLVNRVMARSMDEVELIEAKKQSQHEMKRTLSWWDLIWFGMGSVIGSGIFVLTGLEVKNHVGPAVVLSYVISGISAMLSVLCYTEFAVEIPVAGGSFAYLRVELGDFISFIAAGNILLEYMIGGAAVARSWTSYFATLCNQDSDKFLIQVKTLPHNYNQLDPLAVLVLIGVSIFAILSTKASSRLNYIASLVHVIVILFIIVAGLTKADAKNYSDFAPFGARGIFQSAAVLFFAYVGFDAVSTMAEETKNPGRDIPIGLIGSMVMTTFIYCMMAVTLCLMQKYSEVDENAAFSVAFEAAGLRWGKYIVALGALKGMTSVLLVGAVGQARYLTHIARSHLLPSWLARVNPTTGTPINATTIMLFATAIIAFFTSLDVLANLLSISTLFLFSLVAIALLVRRHYAHGSTKKSDVAKFCACISLIVGSSVASAVYWTRTEAWFGYAVTVPLWFVGTIGIWILVPVAKKPKIWGVPWVPLLPSASVGINIFLLGSLDLDSFKRFGYWTLVLVVYYLLVGLHASYDIAKLRDHNNKEKENQLNLDEENQNNGVLALPQSSGN